Part of the Impatiens glandulifera chromosome 8, dImpGla2.1, whole genome shotgun sequence genome is shown below.
GACCgatcaagtaatcaaaccgattagaagaagaagcaaaggatgtatccaaaaccggaaatTATCCAGTTAACCTGAAGCCaagaacaaccggtagacatcctaaaccgaaatacagtatccaaccggaaaaccgatgagaagactacttagagaaagaagtcaagaatatcaaactaagtataacttacaaatcggtgcaaacagatactttgggtatctgtaGAAGATAACATCAAAGGATCTGACtatgacattgccatatccataaaagtctgatgatactctacaggctgcagaagattgcctgaagagatctttccactctgggataagtcagaggcgcaaccttccaggtgcaggcaactatccaaccgacagtttctatattaagtaaaagacaaacttaGCCGGTTTGACCGATGCCTTGGAAACCagaaccgcatttaatgcaaggctgaacctctgctcaaccaatcacattctaaccgatctgcactaacctactaataccgctccaaccgattcaacatcacctaaaccgaattactaagctgcaaaaccgacccagcaatccccaaacctatcttattcaaatccggttctgcctatctcgtgtgtgtgctgcttcaacctgaaacaaaccactttcgcgcttgaactcgattcaagggtttgtgacagtttgtgtagtattgaaaccctgatgttaatctctaaccggattaatcaccaccatttacgtgagacgcgctaaccggccaaccccggtcccccagccgcgacctagatcctaacaatatctACTACCCAATTTGAGGGGGAGTGTAGAATTATCTCTCTATCTTCCTTGTAAGAAAATATGGAAAGTTAAACAAtttcaataatgaaatattattagtaGGAAATCTATgggactaattgatttgctaattaATTGAAGATTTTCTATTaattgtcaaatcaattataattcatatgattttgtttaaatcatttccttttatgtaaatgtaatttttattatttaacactAGACTTCTTATGTATAGAATACAAGCAATACAATTCTCtacatattttctctctcaaaaattctaacagatttttttttttaaatccgaaaatcgggtttgttgttcttgggatAATTATGTTGAATAATAGCCCAAAAAGCTctccaacatgattgtaatgatgttggacaattgtttggatcatgtttgatccatccagataatatttgatcaaaattaaaattttcaaaataattgaaaattttgagttcttgatttggtcaaaatgaataacaatattcatgttttggtaccaatcaagtatatgagatataagaaAGTTATTTGAGAAGCTTCTTCCTCctcaaaataactttaaaataaaaaatccaaaatttgatcacaaactgttttgaacgatttgatcatcatctaaGTTGATTGATACCTTAAGATGATTATCAACATGTTCCTGAGAGCTTTGTGAAACTAGTCAAACCCCTGGATCAAAGAATTCaagctaaaaaataaatttaaaaatttgcacttttgtgttcttgaggaccgaagATTGTTAGCCTAAGACCGAGACCTAAGAGCGAGAATTTCaataggactgagaggtccgaccgatgttcttgagctaggaccgagaaattcgACCAAAGATTTTCATCCAAGATTGAAAGAtccgacctaggaccgagaattccagaacctaggaccgaggaatcttaacctaggaccgaaagGAGCGTTGAATCTCGATCTTGGACCGATAATTCCTAAACCCGGGACCGAGGGACTTAGCCCAAagctagcctaggaccgagaggtttatacatCTCGACCAAGggacttagcctagagctagcctaggaccgataggTTTATACACTTAGACCGGTAATctcagccaaggaccgagagttaTTAGTACCATAACCGAGGGTGTTTTGACCTCGACCGATAAAAACGGACCCAAGGCTTAGGACTCTAGTCATAAGGCCTAttttggttccacttttaaaaatatgaaaatatgacataccctaatttataaataatattattaatttataataataataaaataatattttgaatttttaaattcaaaataacccaaaaagagattaaaaatcaaattaggtttaattattgtaataattaaaccctaataagaaaaattaaataaaaatccaaaactagtttgaggttaaaatattgtgtttattttacccaaattaaacccaagaaggggttgaaattatttaattgtgattttaaacataaattaggtataatttatggcttaaaacaattaaataaataccctaaaatatccaaaaataccttaaaaaaataaatgaacataatttttattatgttgtcaaaaatatttttatatattaatttggtgaagaaaaacacaagaaagagttaaaaattcgatttcaaataaccattttattaaaaatataaactgataaTTCTATGTGGccgaaattatgttttaatatcGTAGTAGGATTCATAGTCAACGGATCAGCactggattttcatccagcgcCCAAGAAGACTCTACGCCTACCGGTTGTAACCATGTGCACGTGCGCCTGATCCACACCAGAACAACTAACGAGGACGTTAACCCCGTTAACCCAGACGCCCGAACGCCAATGGAACACTAACGGACCGCCAATGGCAcgttttgattaataaaaatgacgtcgttttgttCTTATTCTTCGCGAACGCCGGAGGCCGCGATCGACTCCGTCGACCTTCTAGAAAACTTATCTCCGCCATATTTTGTAAGAGAATTCTTGGGGGTTATacaaacccaaaattatttttgtaattttaggaCCCAataccattttctaaaaatcccgaaaattagaaaatgatttcaaaatatttttaggatatttcccacaaaataatattttgactaaggcctaTTGGGTGCTTATTTCTAAACTCTAACATCCTTAAAATTaactgatgttcttcaggtatttccCTCCCAAATAAACGTTATCAGCAACAGGTAcaagcatttaaatattattgtttcaatattttaaataacgctaaaacctagaaactaggaccagaagaataatcggtaaaaataaaacgttatacaaatcgatttttaaaagccaactttataagtagaaacCATTTTTAACGGGTACAGAGGATGAAGCGCGGAAGCTTTTTTcccaagtatcaccaaactacgaactgaAAGAAACTTTGACCATTACGTGccgttttttttaatgattttcaaaaatcaattgacgactctatttcaaactaaagaatatcttaaattaattatgtttaattaatttaaactaatggATTTCTAAAAGAATCAAATTGTATTTTGATGGTTGTAAATCtccagattatttaaaattgaatccgaaattaattatttttaattaatttcaaaactgTGAGGAAtcaataaaatcttttaaaaataatgttttattttaaaagaaaattcttaaCACGCACACCGATGTTGAAATTCTTGAACTTCGAGCTTTTCATGGAAAACAGGACCTAAATACAAAAATGTTTTTTCGAGGGTTACAAATCTCATTTGAGTTCTGAATGATTAATGTTAAAGTAGAGAAAGCCGAACGAATCAATAAAACTGTGTCGAAAAAtctctacaaaatattttgagcgacaattaaaattatcattagtCAAAGGTCGAAAAATAACGTATGAAAAAATCTTGGCAAATGAAAATAGACCATCTACATAtatggttgagatattgaaaaaTCTATACAAATAATAGGAGGATACATGTAAAAGGGTCATCCATATGAAAGATCAAATTCAatacattttcattaaaaaaatgaaaaataatagtagatttaattatttcatcccatttgctgctaagaagatgaCAAATACGGACtcaataaaatatcattaacaCAATCAGAATATATGAGTAGCAAACGACCCACCAACAATTGAGAGTACTATTCGAACTATAAAAATACGAGAAAAAAACTAATACGATTAAACAAGATGTCAGAACGAATAAAACGCAATATCAacttaaatctaattaattgaaagaaaaacGAGGCACCCTTCAATGTTAAGAAAACCATTAAAGGTATGGATGACAACGAGTATCATACCCGctgggtagtgaagtacccatcctcgaacccaatttttattttactacccgaccccgacgggtatttttatttatatcacatccccgattcgtcgggtacccgatcctGACGGATctcccattacccgattaaaaatataaatttatatttattattttctaaacatactaaatattaaaaacacaaaaaaaaaatgtgtattaCTTGCATACATATATTGTAAAAGttagaaaaatataacaacTTTATGAAGATTAAAAAGTTGAAGTAAGGGATAAATAAACTTGATGAACTAAACAACTTTGTTGAGAAAAAGTtggagaaaattaaaataatgttaaacttgaaattaaaaagttatcccctcttctagcctagtggcaacaagagaTGGATATCCCTCAGGCCttcatgaggtcctgggttcgaacccgtcaggcggcaagttctgcgcctggttaagtatgtttgcgggctatgtacttaatccgcggggattagtcgcactccataggagtagcggaacccagcgttctcaaaaaaaaaaagtgatgagtgagtaaagagaaaaaaaattattaaagaaaatattaaaagtcatgggatgaaaaattaaaatatgttaaaagtgAAGGGTTGAtatccataaaataaataataaatttataatgattgTAATGACGtagaatttgaaaaattattttaaactttaatatatatatatatatatatattattattattttggataTAGAGTATCAGATTTGGATTTTGCAATCTCCTCATCTCCGAATTCAATTGGGTAATCTTTTCATTCTCTATCACCGACCTCGAACCCGATTAAAGATACCTAAACCCGACTATTAGGTATATAAATATTCATTGTCATCCATAATTAGAGGGGCCAAGAAaaattaatctttcaatttctctATTGAGTGTACTTTTCTAAAGAGTGAACTAGAATAATGAGATATTTCAAACCCACTTAAATGTATAAGAATCATTATACATATTACCCCGTTACTCCATTATTTAAGCAACTCATATTCTCATAGTCATGGGTTCgatgaccatttaaaaaaaataatatattattctattttatgaataaaaattgaaattgataatttaattatttatttttttcaaataatccaatatGAAAGAAGGTGTAATTTATTGATGTTGGGTTGTAGGGTAGACATAGAAAGGGAGAATATTGAAGAGAAAGAGATGGGGGAGACATGTAAGGTGTGGGGGCTCCCATTCCCATTTTGTGCAAAATTGAAAGGTGAAAGTGGCTTGTGAGGGTGGGGTTTCTTTCTAGGTCAGGGGAGAAAGAGAAAGACCCGAGGCCTTGTTAGAATgaatttttcatataatttaatacaaatcaaacattatttcaatctactcattaaattcattaatcaaatactaaaatattatttataaaaattattattattatttatttatatatatatcaatataatttaattttttttactaacaaAAATCATtcactattatttattattttctctcttgattttttaaataacttgtCACCACCGAGTAAGACCTAATGTCTTGTTcgaaatgagttttttttttaaacctagacgaagaaaaaaataattattggtgatgattttgaggaggtgatgattatttttagtaaaaagatttaaaatgtattgatatatataaataaaataaaaaaataattatttaaaatagataatattttagtattttgattaatgaaattagtaatgtgattgttgagaaatgattgattgaaaatttgattttagttGGTTTTATAAAACCCTAAGAGAACAAACCCTAAAGCCTAGTTAGTATTtgagttttcaaataacccaacaaaataaattgtgataTCAACTCTCTCTTCcatcaaatcaattaattcattaactaaaatactctttattttagatgattattatttatttattttatttatatatataaatacttcttcggtctttttataaaaaaaaaatcctaactTTTTCAAAATCGCCCATAATCATTGTTTTCCTTTccagttatttaaataacctggaaTACGAACAAGACTTAATTAACTCTCATGTCAAATCACACCAATGGCAACTCAAACCCTACCTCcccgttcttcttcttcttccatctcctcttccattattattataatcacaTTTAAACTCTCTTTTGTACTTGTTATTTGTCTAATCGCGCCCCAGATCTCAAACTGATTCATAGGCTATGCCTAGACCAGGACCAAGACCTTACGAGTGTTTGCGCAGGGCATGGCACAGCGATAGACATCAGCCTTTAAGAGGTTCCATAATTCAACAAATTTTCAGGTAATTGCATCAATCTATTCTATTTTATTCTATTCTTCAATTTCTGTTTTATGTACACCACctgtttcttgaattaaaggtTTGTACACGAAAACCACAATTCTTCTACTAAGAAGAACAGAGAATGGCAAGAGAATTTACCTCTTCTTGTCTTCAAAACCGAAGAAATCAGAggttttactttttctttttcttcatcatcTGAAAGATTTATATGATTATTCTTGCAATATTTCAGGGGGAGTACATGGATAGCCAAACTCTATGGGAGAGAATGAATGAAGCCATTGATACAATCATTAGGAGAGATCAAAGCTCTGAAACTGAAACTGCAGACTTGTTACCGCCTTGTGTTGAAggtaataaataaacaaatattttattttaaatttaacaagataaccatataaataaataaagaatcgAATAACAAGAACGAATTTTGTAACTTAAATTAGTATTATCTTCTTAATAAATGACctattggaaaattttgagaaagaatttatattatttttagggtaaatttttgttgtttaataaattcctttttttagataataatttaaattctaCTTTATTTCGAATAtatgagagtaatggatacttgagtcggattgtgggttaactcgcccataaacttaaaacggttaaaaataaaattaaaaatgctataggtatggtttgaacttacaacctaacaaaacaagtataaccttttaaccaagttgataataacactttatattttaaattcaacccaaaatttgataaacgcgtgacattttaaccatataaattcaactttttaactaactaatatatatatatgcttaatttttaaagtgtccggattaccgggtcgagaactgtgattaatttggatatatgtgagagtaaattgatacttgagtcggattgtgggtgacccgcccataaaattttactgtaatattttttcacgattttttatattattactcgtgcaaatgcacgagatacatgctagtttaaaTAAGATTGTTATttgttgtaaaaaaatatttaaaataaaattaataaatattttttttaatttaatctaaaaaattataaaaaaatattttcaatcatAATTTCAATCATCTTtcttaatcaattaattcattattaaaataataaaatatattttattttaaattattgttttttattatatttatatatattaatatcttttaaatctttttattaaaaaaaaaaatttcactCCATCAACCGaacaaacttttaaaatttattcagtAATGGTccaattactttttaaaaaaactattctGATTTGACAAACTTAATTAAAAGGtagatttcaaatattaaataaaaagagaaaaaaaattaatatgaaataatataaatttaaatggtcttaggtcttgtttgatctaggaatattttaaataactaagtTTTTGTGAAATAACTTTATTTGacataatcttttaaataatttacttactattaatcatatttttcagTTATCAGCCAAAATAGAGAACATTTTTATCCAACTAACTTCAAATAGCTTCAACTTTCATCaaggttattttttttataaaaaattgattattaaaataactggATTAAGGTTATAGATatgtaactatatatatatttgagattaattttaaataatttactatTAAGTAATCATATCATTTCAGTTATCAACCAAATAGAGAATATTTGTATCCACTTCTAACATCAAATAACTTAAGCTTTTAttaagagagaatttgagagagggaatgAGAGAGAGAATGACTTACATCAACTTATTGGTTGGAAAAAAGggaaaagtgggaggaaagagagaagagagaaattatttgattttttcagccaatTATATTGTGAGTCGTGTCATTCCCTCTCTTATTTCCTCACccaaattccctctcccaatcatttctcttttttttaataacaaatttagctaattatatataatttatgaattatatatgaatgatgttaattattaatttcaaataatcacatgaatatatttgtttattgaaaattttgtttttgtattagCTTCCCTAAATTTGGGATGTGTTCCTTTAAGAGCATCTAGAAGCCAATGTAATTCATACTCAAGAAGTTATCTTTCTCCAATCATCCAAGAACAAGAACATGAATCTCTTACAAATCTGTTAAAACATCCATTGGAAATTCTTCATGCTTCCACTAGTAAACAGTTAAATCCAATTCAACCTAATGTGTTCGAAGATAAACCTAACGGAGGATTTGAGTGTGATTTAACTTTGCGGTTAGGTTCATCAACGACAACAACAACATTTGGTATCGATCTTAACAGTGTAATTCCTAAAGAGGAAGCAACTGTTGAATGGAGGAAAAGAAAGGCATCAGTTTTCACTCAAGAATGGCATCAAAGGAAAAAACCAGGTCcgttttaatatgatttttttatttatttttttgtgatcaaatatatgtatatatagataaaaagatatataagttaattaattacttgTATCTTGATATTGATTTGTCGACTGATTAGGACATTCGTAATCAGTGTTGACATTTGAGAGAGCTGGCCTTCTCTTGTccttattatttgttattgggctatttcaattatttggataaatatttaaatttatgctATCTCTGAAATATTAGATGtatcatatataaaattgaatattataatatttaagaacaaatttaaataactaattaaatagaattaataatacaaatatttcaaaataatcaaacaattacAAACACAATTGAACAtcctaataataaaatttatgtttaatattgtaattttaggtttaatattattattgatgggtataaatataatcaaaatagtGTACTGAAAATTATTGGTTAGGGTAAAATTgtaatagtttatttttaaagaatattagttataaagattttttttacctttatgtttttaaatatatatatatatatataattagtcattaaattaattaaataataataataatgagtaaatgaaatgatattatgtaaaatgatatttatttaaaataattaataatatatttatttataaatataaattcatttttttattatttataattataaactcactttttttttatgaaatcgtataaaatcaaaattatttataaactcgtaaaatcgaaTAATCGTAaattaaaatcgtaaaattttagaattttaaaaatatgaaaaaagttAATTTGGATAGGTACTTGTATTACTAGGTCGAgctaataaaagtttatttaaatgtatatattattaaaattggttcatttagccttttaataaatatatatatttttaaataaaaaattattaattaaatatttattttttctctcactgtttttattaattaaatattcattttatctttctttttcttcattcatggattatatttctcttctctctttttatCTTATTTCCTTTATCAATTTTGTTCTATGTAATGTTTTGTAATGAATTTGTTCTATTATAACAGGGTTTctaattttgtgaaaaaaattaacaatttatttgtgaattttattttaaagtaatatttttataaaatatttatttttttaatttttaatgtaaacaaaaatgaaattaatactCCTCCTATTTAATCTTTAcataaaaatttagaatttttaataaaaataaatattacataaacattGATCTACTTTATcaattacaataattaagtattagtccttaaaaaaatcaaacaaatttaagtATTAGTCCTTAAAAtgaccaaacaattttaaaataatctaggTTGATATAAAAGAAAAgcaaatagtaaaataaataaaattaaaataattaaatgtcaaatattgatataagaaataataatagataaaaggagataaatttattaattaattaataaaaaaagagaaaaaaaatcgaatatttaatttataaatattagatttttaaaaataaattaacccTGTTTACTAACCTACATTAGATGAACTAATGaactaatttttaatagtacatacatttaaatgaatttttattagtttataagtttaattgTTTCAAAAAATAACTTAGACATAAATAATGATGTCAATGGGTATCTGTGATATCCTTAGGTATCCAATGGTCggattcatgtattttatatcgTTTTTGGGGTCGAGGATGAAAAGTGAAAAAGGATTATCCAATCGGGCTTAGGTCGGATAAGGAGTATGTGAAACTCAAACTCgatacccaaaatattaatattaaaatataatatatatatatatatatatattttattactgGGTAGCGTTTGGTAcgtgatataaattatataaggtataagttgtatagatgtataaattataacgaggtataaataatatagggtagtataaattgtataggttATTATTGTTTGGTATGAATTATAAGAAttggtataagttgtatatggtttataattttgtgtttggtatatagtataaaaatgtagtataaaatgtatatatattaatttaaaattttaattattattatttttattattttatatttatttatattataaataatattgtttattattataaattattgtactattatttaataattaatgtaaatttaattaacatttaaaaaaattaattatactataaatcataaattatatttatttattttaaatattattaaaatttgtaataaaataaaattattatttataatataagtaaatatataaattaataattaatcaaattattattataaaaataaataaatattttttaattaaaatattgaaatatttaaaaatatatattaaaaataattaaatataataataatattataactaaataaaatatatttaatatattatataatagtaagttatatataatattaataaaaaattataatgagaaattaaaaattaagtgatataaaaaaaatattgtaccTAGAAGGactagttacaattttatattaaatatgaggtataaattatataaaggtataattttatagtaaaattctaacaaaaca
Proteins encoded:
- the LOC124912589 gene encoding uncharacterized protein LOC124912589, whose protein sequence is MIILAIFQGEYMDSQTLWERMNEAIDTIIRRDQSSETETADLLPPCVEASLNLGCVPLRASRSQCNSYSRSYLSPIIQEQEHESLTNLLKHPLEILHASTSKQLNPIQPNVFEDKPNGGFECDLTLRLGSSTTTTTFGIDLNSVIPKEEATVEWRKRKASVFTQEWHQRKKPGPF